A DNA window from Mastomys coucha isolate ucsf_1 unplaced genomic scaffold, UCSF_Mcou_1 pScaffold21, whole genome shotgun sequence contains the following coding sequences:
- the LOC116100421 gene encoding cytochrome P450 2G1 — MALGGAFSIFMALCLSCLLILIAWKRTSKGGKLPPGPTPIPFLGNLLQVRIDATFQSFQKLQKKYGSVFTVYFGPRPVVILCGHEAVKEALVDQADDFSGRGEMPTLEKNFQGYGLALSNGERWKILRRFSLTVLRNFGMGKRSIEERIQEEAGYLLEELHKVKGAPIDPTFYLSRTVSNVICSVVFGKRFDYEDQRFQSLMKMINESFVEMSMPWAQLYDMYWGVMQYFPGRHNHLYNLIEELKDFIASRVKINEASFDPSNPRDFIDCFLAKMYQDKSDPHSEFNLKNLVLTTLNLFFAGTETVSSTLRYGFLLLMKYPEVEAKIHEEINQVIGTHRTPRVDDRAKMPYTDAVIHEIQRLTDIVPLGVPHNVIRNTHFRGYFLPKGTDVYPLIGSVLKDPKYFRYPDAFYPQHFLDEQGRFKKNDAFVAFSSGKRICVGEALARMELFLYFTSVLQRFSLRSLVPPADIDIAHKISGFGNIPPTYELCFMAR, encoded by the exons ATGGCACTGGGAGGGGCCTTCAGCATCTTTATGGCTCTCTGCTTGTCTTGCCTGCTCATCCTGATCGCTTGGAAACGGACCAGTAAGGGAGGAAAGCTGCCCCCCGGCCCCACACCAATACCATTTTTGGGGAACCTGTTACAAGTCCGCATTGATGCTACATTTCAGTCCTTCCAGAAG CTCCAGAAAAAATACGGCTCTGTGTTCACCGTGTACTTCGGTCCAAGGCCAGTGGTTATCTTATGTGGACATGAGGCAGTGAAGGAGGCCCTGGTGGACCAGGCAGATGACTTCAGTGGCCGTGGTGAAATGCCTACACTAGAGAAGAACTTCCAAGGTTATG GTTTAGCTTTGTCCAATGGAGAACGATGGAAGATTCTTCGGCGTTTTTCCCTGACCGTCCTTCGAAACTTTGGGATGGGAAAGCGGAGCATTGAGGAGCGGATCCAGGAGGAGGCTGGCTACCTACTGGAGGAACTCCATAAGGTCAAGG GAGCTCCCATAGATCCCACCTTCTACCTGAGCCGCACTGTGTCCAACGTCATCTGTTCTGTCGTCTTTGGAAAACGCTTCGACTATGAGGACCAGCGTTTCCAGAGCCTGATGAAGATGATCAATGAGAGCTTTGTGGAGATGAGCATGCCCTGGGCACAG TTATATGACATGTACTGGGGAGTCATGCAGTATTTTCCAGGAAGACACAACCACCTCTACAACTTGATAGAAGAGCTTAAAGACTTCATTGCATCAAGGGTCAAGATCAATGAAGCATCCTTTGATCCCTCAAACCCTAGGGACTTCATCGATTGCTTTCTTGCCAAGATGTACCAG GATAAAAGTGACCCACACTCAGAATTCAACCTCAAGAACTTGGTTCTCACCACCCTCAACCTCTTCTTTGCTGGCACAGAAACTGTGAGTTCCACGTTACGGTATGGATTCTTGCTGCTGATGAAGTACCCCGAGGTAGAGG CCAAGATCCATGAGGAGATTAACCAGGTGATTGGAACACACCGTACCCCAAGAGTGGATGACCGGGCCAAGATGCCCTACACCGATGCTGTCATCCATGAGATACAGAGATTGACAGACATTGTGCCCCTGGGTGTCCCCCATAATGTCATACGGAACACTCATTTCCGAGGCTACTTTCTACCCAAG ggTACAGACGTGTATCCCCTTATTGGCTCAGTCCTCAAAGATCCCAAATACTTCCGCTACCCAGATGCTTTTTATCCTCAACACTTCCTGGATGAACAGGGGCGCTTCAAGAAGAACGACGCCTTTGTGGCCTTTTCGTCTG GAAAGCGCATCTGTGTTGGAGAGGCCCTGGCCCGCATGGAACTATTTCTTTACTTCACCTCTGTCCTTCAGAGATTCTCCTTACGTTCTCTGGTGCCTCCTGCTGATATCGACATCGCTCACAAAATCTCAGGCTTTGGCAATATCCCCCCAACTTACGAGCTCTGTTTCATGGCCCGCTGA